In Labilibaculum sp. DW002, one DNA window encodes the following:
- a CDS encoding fructosamine kinase family protein: MRIEGVFSKIEDLIGQKITGFKSISGGSIATSNQIRFEDGKYAFLKTNPYDDTMFFKEANGLKEIHKTECIRAPKVLLVDSDLLLLEFIEEGRKDKDFFSRFGFQMANLHRKTSSKFGFKENNFIGATPQTNIAIKTEATNWCDFYYNKRLLYQYELAESNGLVGNELKNGFLILESRIEEILEGSEEKPSLLHGDLWSGNFLCDQQSNPCIMDPAVYYGHREADLAMTKLFGGFPDEFYRAYQKENPLPQGFDYRENIYLLYHVLNHLNLFGNSYYGQAVRLVWSYLH; the protein is encoded by the coding sequence ATGAGGATAGAAGGCGTTTTTTCCAAAATTGAAGATTTGATTGGCCAAAAAATTACTGGCTTTAAATCAATTTCTGGTGGGAGTATTGCAACTTCAAATCAAATACGATTTGAGGATGGAAAATATGCCTTTTTAAAAACAAATCCTTATGATGATACAATGTTCTTTAAGGAGGCAAATGGCTTAAAGGAAATTCATAAAACTGAATGCATTAGAGCCCCTAAGGTATTATTGGTAGACTCAGATTTATTACTTCTTGAGTTTATAGAAGAAGGGCGCAAAGACAAGGATTTTTTCAGTCGTTTTGGTTTTCAAATGGCAAACCTGCATAGGAAAACCTCTAGTAAATTTGGCTTTAAGGAGAATAATTTCATAGGTGCGACTCCTCAAACTAATATTGCCATAAAAACAGAGGCAACCAATTGGTGTGATTTTTATTATAACAAAAGGCTATTATATCAATATGAACTTGCAGAGAGTAATGGTCTGGTTGGAAATGAATTAAAAAATGGATTTCTAATTCTGGAAAGTCGTATTGAAGAAATATTAGAAGGAAGCGAGGAAAAACCGAGCTTATTGCATGGTGATTTATGGAGTGGAAATTTTTTATGTGACCAACAATCTAATCCATGTATTATGGATCCTGCAGTATATTATGGGCATCGAGAAGCCGATTTAGCAATGACTAAATTGTTTGGTGGTTTTCCAGATGAATTTTATCGTGCTTATCAAAAAGAGAATCCCTTGCCCCAAGGATTTGATTATCGTGAAAATATATATTTGTTATATCACGTACTAAACCATCTTAATTTATTTGGCAACAGTTATTATGGACAAGCTGTTAGATTGGTATGGTCCTATCTTCATTAG
- a CDS encoding zinc ribbon domain-containing protein, with amino-acid sequence MNQSGYKCPKCGNQNYEADEFRATGGVFSKIFDIQNKKFTTVSCTRCSYTEIYKASSSQLGNIFDFFTN; translated from the coding sequence ATGAATCAATCTGGATATAAATGCCCGAAGTGTGGAAATCAAAATTATGAAGCGGATGAATTTAGAGCAACAGGTGGTGTTTTTTCAAAGATATTTGATATTCAGAATAAAAAATTTACCACAGTTAGTTGCACAAGATGTTCATATACTGAAATTTATAAAGCAAGTAGTAGTCAGCTTGGAAATATATTTGATTTCTTTACAAACTAA
- the epsC gene encoding serine O-acetyltransferase EpsC has translation MTYLTKVMEELQTSRKNSELDMPGRDLAHRFVEEAMNTLFPINARRSKSSCEQEALLYQLDSLLKLLLLPVKSELDAPLEKVTHDFMKSLPVVYRALLKDAEAIQKFDPAAQNIGEVIIAYPGFFAIMVYRLSNVLYHLNVPIIPRLMSEYSHTKTGIDIHPGATIGESFFIDHGTGVVIGESAIIKNNVKIYQGVTLGALQVKKSLAKKKRHPTVEDNVIIYSNTTILGGETVIGRNSIIGGNVWLTSSVESNSIVYHKHETKVRTNLDESKIINFQI, from the coding sequence ATGACTTACTTAACTAAAGTTATGGAAGAATTACAAACTTCCAGAAAAAATTCTGAACTCGATATGCCAGGAAGAGATTTAGCACATCGGTTTGTAGAAGAAGCTATGAATACCCTTTTCCCAATTAATGCAAGAAGATCAAAAAGTAGTTGTGAGCAAGAAGCTCTTCTATATCAGTTAGATTCTCTATTAAAATTATTACTTCTTCCAGTGAAAAGTGAGTTAGACGCACCATTGGAAAAAGTTACGCATGATTTTATGAAAAGTTTACCTGTTGTATATCGTGCTTTACTAAAGGATGCGGAGGCCATACAAAAATTTGATCCAGCAGCCCAAAATATTGGAGAGGTAATTATAGCCTACCCAGGCTTTTTTGCAATTATGGTTTACCGATTAAGCAATGTCCTTTACCACTTAAACGTCCCTATTATTCCACGTTTAATGAGTGAATATTCACATACCAAAACGGGTATTGATATCCATCCTGGTGCTACGATTGGGGAATCATTCTTTATTGATCATGGAACCGGGGTTGTTATTGGGGAATCTGCCATTATTAAAAATAATGTTAAGATATACCAAGGTGTTACTCTCGGTGCCTTGCAAGTCAAAAAGAGCCTGGCTAAAAAGAAAAGACATCCAACTGTTGAGGACAATGTAATTATTTATTCAAACACGACCATTTTAGGTGGTGAAACTGTGATTGGAAGAAATAGCATTATTGGTGGTAATGTTTGGCTGACTTCGAGTGTAGAGTCGAATAGTATCGTATATCACAAACATGAGACCAAGGTTAGAACTAATCTTGACGAAAGTAAAATTATTAATTTTCAAATATAA
- the rpsF gene encoding 30S ribosomal protein S6, with the protein MLNHYETVFIVTPVLSEAQVKEAAEKFKALIIENGGKITNEENWGLRKLAYPIQKKSTGFYQLLQFEAPGDTIEKLELNYRRDEKIIRFLTFKLDKYAYEYSIKRKGNLKASKEEK; encoded by the coding sequence ATGTTGAATCATTACGAGACCGTTTTCATTGTAACTCCCGTTTTATCTGAAGCTCAGGTAAAGGAAGCGGCAGAAAAATTCAAGGCTCTTATCATCGAGAATGGTGGTAAGATCACTAATGAGGAGAATTGGGGACTGCGCAAATTGGCTTATCCTATTCAAAAGAAAAGCACTGGTTTTTACCAATTGCTTCAATTTGAAGCTCCAGGCGATACTATCGAGAAATTGGAACTTAACTACAGACGTGACGAGAAAATCATCCGTTTCTTAACTTTCAAACTTGATAAATACGCATACGAGTATTCAATTAAAAGAAAAGGAAACCTTAAAGCATCTAAAGAGGAGAAATAG
- a CDS encoding CAP domain-containing protein — translation MNRLFFAVSLLILSNSFTACSKSEEDLPSTIDENKVELQEILKLVNEIRASGTSCGSTYYPSVDPLLWNEKLERAALKHSQDMFDQNYFSHTSLNGNSFSDRIEQEDYLYLSIGENIANGYSSEESVINGWLNSQGHCANIMNPKYTEMGVGRVGNYWTQDFGKPKK, via the coding sequence ATGAATAGATTATTTTTTGCAGTAAGTTTACTAATACTATCAAACAGCTTTACCGCCTGCAGTAAAAGTGAAGAAGATCTTCCATCTACAATTGACGAGAACAAAGTAGAGCTACAGGAAATCTTAAAACTAGTAAATGAAATAAGGGCTTCAGGGACAAGCTGTGGTTCTACTTATTATCCTTCAGTAGATCCGTTATTATGGAATGAGAAACTTGAAAGAGCAGCATTAAAGCACAGTCAAGACATGTTTGATCAAAACTACTTTAGTCATACTTCTCTTAATGGTAATAGTTTTTCAGATAGAATTGAGCAGGAAGATTATCTTTATTTGTCAATAGGTGAAAATATTGCCAATGGTTATTCGAGTGAAGAAAGTGTAATAAATGGCTGGCTAAATAGTCAAGGACATTGTGCCAATATAATGAATCCGAAATATACAGAAATGGGAGTGGGGAGAGTTGGGAATTATTGGACTCAGGATTTTGGAAAGCCTAAGAAATAA
- a CDS encoding low molecular weight protein-tyrosine-phosphatase, producing the protein MKKKLLFVCLGNICRSPSAEAVMNAYLRINQLDTEFECDSAGTGGWHAGHPADSRMQRHAIKRDYNLTSIARQFNPKNDFDEFDLIFGMDEQNVSDLKSFARNSDDLNKIKSMTAYCSRFVNYNSVPDPYYGGANGFELVLDILEDACEGLLKELT; encoded by the coding sequence ATGAAAAAGAAATTGCTATTTGTTTGTTTAGGTAACATTTGTCGCTCTCCAAGTGCAGAAGCTGTAATGAATGCTTACCTTAGAATAAACCAATTAGATACCGAATTTGAATGTGATTCGGCAGGAACGGGTGGTTGGCATGCTGGTCACCCTGCAGATAGTCGAATGCAACGACATGCTATAAAAAGAGATTATAATTTAACGAGTATCGCAAGACAATTTAATCCAAAAAATGATTTTGATGAATTTGATTTGATTTTTGGGATGGATGAACAAAATGTAAGCGATCTTAAATCTTTTGCACGAAACTCAGATGATTTAAATAAGATTAAATCTATGACAGCCTATTGCTCTCGCTTTGTCAATTACAATTCAGTACCAGATCCATATTATGGAGGAGCAAATGGATTTGAACTAGTTTTAGATATCTTAGAAGATGCTTGTGAAGGTCTACTTAAAGAATTAACATGA
- the rplI gene encoding 50S ribosomal protein L9, which produces MEVILKQDIHTLGYKNDIVTVKNGYGRNYLIPTGAAILATESAKKMHAENMRQSAHKQEKIKNEALELAKKLEAVTITLGAKTSTTGKIFGSVNNIQIAEALTAQGFEIDRKVIAIKDAVKEIGKYTATVKLHKEVKVDIAFEVVSE; this is translated from the coding sequence ATGGAAGTAATCTTAAAACAAGATATCCATACTTTAGGGTATAAAAACGATATCGTAACTGTTAAGAACGGTTACGGAAGAAATTACTTGATTCCTACTGGTGCTGCTATTCTAGCGACTGAGTCTGCTAAGAAAATGCACGCTGAAAATATGAGACAAAGTGCTCATAAGCAGGAAAAAATCAAGAACGAAGCTCTTGAGCTTGCTAAGAAACTTGAAGCTGTTACAATTACTTTAGGTGCTAAAACTAGTACTACAGGTAAGATTTTCGGTTCTGTAAACAACATTCAAATTGCTGAAGCATTAACTGCACAAGGATTTGAGATTGACAGAAAAGTTATCGCAATCAAAGATGCTGTTAAAGAAATCGGTAAATACACTGCTACAGTAAAACTTCATAAAGAAGTGAAAGTAGATATCGCTTTCGAAGTTGTTTCAGAATAA
- the rpsR gene encoding 30S ribosomal protein S18 yields MAQNQSEIRYLTPPTVEIKKKKYCRFKKNKIKFIDYKDPEFLKKFLNEQGKILPRRITGTSLKYQRKVATAVKRARHLALLPYVTDMMK; encoded by the coding sequence ATGGCACAAAATCAATCAGAAATCAGATATTTGACTCCACCAACTGTAGAGATCAAAAAGAAAAAGTATTGTCGTTTCAAGAAGAACAAGATTAAATTCATCGATTATAAAGATCCTGAGTTTTTGAAAAAGTTCTTAAACGAACAAGGAAAGATTTTACCACGTCGTATCACTGGTACTTCTTTAAAATATCAAAGAAAGGTAGCTACTGCAGTTAAGCGTGCTCGTCACCTAGCTCTTCTACCTTACGTAACTGACATGATGAAATAA
- the cysK gene encoding cysteine synthase A, which translates to MKLSNILEGIGNTPVVKLNKLFGENSNVWMKLERSNPGGSIKDRIALSMVETAEKDGLLNPNSIIIEPTSGNTGVGLAMVAAVKGYKLILVMPESMSIERRKLMSAYGSEFVLTPRELGMKGAINKAEELIQATPNSWMPSQFDNEANVDAHRQTTAQEIIADFPDGIDYLVTGVGTGGHITGVGEILKVKFPNLKIFAVEPEASPVISGGAPGPHPLQGIGAGFIPENLNTELLDGAISVGKDEAFLKVKELAHKEGILAGISTGASLAAVAKKIAELDKNATILNF; encoded by the coding sequence ATGAAATTAAGTAATATATTAGAAGGAATTGGAAATACTCCAGTTGTAAAATTGAATAAATTATTTGGAGAAAATTCAAATGTCTGGATGAAATTGGAAAGATCTAATCCGGGTGGAAGCATAAAAGATCGTATCGCTCTATCAATGGTTGAAACAGCTGAAAAGGATGGCTTACTAAATCCTAATTCAATAATTATTGAACCAACATCTGGTAATACAGGAGTAGGACTAGCAATGGTTGCAGCTGTAAAAGGCTATAAACTTATTCTTGTAATGCCGGAATCTATGTCAATAGAACGAAGAAAATTGATGTCAGCTTATGGTTCTGAATTTGTCTTAACTCCTCGTGAATTAGGAATGAAAGGTGCTATAAATAAAGCTGAAGAACTTATTCAAGCTACTCCTAATAGTTGGATGCCATCACAATTTGACAACGAAGCAAATGTAGATGCACACAGACAAACTACCGCTCAAGAAATTATTGCAGATTTTCCTGATGGCATTGACTATCTTGTTACTGGAGTTGGAACAGGTGGACATATTACAGGAGTTGGAGAAATACTAAAAGTAAAATTCCCAAACCTAAAAATATTTGCTGTAGAACCTGAAGCTTCTCCTGTCATTAGTGGTGGTGCCCCAGGTCCTCACCCTCTACAAGGAATTGGAGCTGGCTTTATACCAGAAAACCTAAATACCGAACTTCTTGATGGAGCTATCTCTGTTGGTAAAGATGAAGCCTTTTTAAAGGTAAAGGAATTGGCACATAAAGAAGGAATACTAGCTGGTATTTCGACTGGAGCATCACTAGCTGCTGTAGCTAAAAAAATAGCTGAATTGGATAAAAATGCTACCATTCTTAACTTTTAA
- a CDS encoding cobyrinate a,c-diamide synthase, translating into MNQKPQFLIAAPSSGSGKTTITQGLLRYLKNKGMHVQPFKCGPDYLDTKHHAWAAGNVSINLDTFMSSSEHVSNIYNKYSTDSEASVVEGVMGLFDGAKKMEGSSAQIAELLDIPIILVVNAKATAYSVAPLLYGFKNFYPGIKIAGVIFNFVNSESHYQFLKDACEDVGVTPLGYVPRNEGVNLPSRHLGLQITDATQYDSIIEKIASHISKTVDIEKLLEICSTPFQKQLQTTPKTKGNLKITVAKDEAFNFTYHENLSALNQLGEVSYFSPLQDEELPETDFLYLAGGYPELYLKQLSANVKMREAISTYCENGGKVLAECGGMMYLCDEIIDSKGGSYPMLGILKQKASMENMKLKLGYRKVIVDNQEYFGHEFHYSNLMEAENEFSIGEIYSARNKKMDTILFRKNNVVASYVHFYWGERNIMDLF; encoded by the coding sequence ATGAATCAAAAACCTCAATTTTTAATAGCCGCTCCATCGAGTGGATCTGGTAAGACAACTATCACACAGGGGCTGTTACGTTATCTTAAAAATAAAGGTATGCATGTGCAGCCATTTAAATGTGGTCCTGATTATTTGGATACAAAACATCATGCTTGGGCTGCAGGCAACGTATCAATTAATTTGGACACGTTTATGAGCAGTTCAGAGCACGTTTCAAATATTTACAACAAATATAGCACGGATAGTGAAGCGTCTGTTGTGGAGGGCGTAATGGGCTTATTTGATGGCGCGAAGAAAATGGAAGGAAGTTCTGCACAAATTGCAGAATTACTTGATATTCCAATAATATTAGTCGTGAATGCTAAGGCAACTGCCTATTCTGTTGCACCATTACTTTATGGATTTAAAAATTTCTATCCTGGAATTAAAATTGCGGGAGTAATTTTCAATTTTGTTAATAGTGAATCTCATTATCAATTTTTAAAAGATGCTTGCGAAGATGTTGGCGTAACACCTTTAGGTTATGTTCCTAGAAATGAAGGAGTAAACTTACCATCAAGACATCTAGGATTGCAAATCACAGACGCTACACAATACGATTCTATTATAGAAAAAATAGCATCGCACATTTCTAAAACTGTAGATATTGAAAAATTGTTAGAAATATGCTCTACTCCATTTCAAAAACAATTACAAACTACCCCTAAAACAAAAGGCAATCTGAAAATAACGGTGGCTAAAGATGAAGCTTTTAATTTCACTTACCATGAAAATTTATCTGCCCTAAACCAGCTTGGAGAAGTGAGCTACTTTTCTCCTTTGCAGGATGAAGAATTACCAGAAACTGATTTTTTATACTTAGCTGGCGGTTATCCTGAACTCTATCTGAAACAATTAAGTGCTAATGTTAAAATGCGAGAGGCGATAAGTACTTATTGCGAAAATGGAGGCAAAGTATTAGCTGAATGTGGAGGAATGATGTATTTATGTGATGAAATTATTGATTCAAAGGGTGGTTCGTATCCAATGCTTGGAATTTTAAAACAAAAAGCAAGCATGGAGAATATGAAATTAAAACTGGGCTATCGCAAAGTCATTGTAGATAATCAAGAGTATTTTGGGCATGAATTTCATTACTCAAACCTAATGGAAGCTGAGAATGAATTTTCTATTGGTGAGATTTATTCTGCAAGAAATAAAAAAATGGACACAATTTTATTTAGAAAGAACAATGTTGTTGCCTCTTATGTGCACTTTTATTGGGGCGAGCGAAATATTATGGATTTATTTTAG
- a CDS encoding ligand-binding sensor domain-containing protein: MHSQLKDIKYTKTLPNEQIIRAMFVMLIVFISTINLLVAQENRFVNYGVDQGLPQAYIYTISQNPDGYLWVGTANGLASFDGLQFTNYNSSDSLGGDFITCTLNTEKGDWFGHNNGNLSFKNSDGFYKIVPGLNTKSTITDIGQASNGNIWFSNQTDGLVRIDQENNALPLKFEQESFPVFSFEFIGDNELLIGTVDGLKYCRYNEKDELKVIRNIPGIVSNRVKSIEKARTKEGYFVLSGTSSIYYLTITNGIFSTHLIGENRGVDFEGVQSVFEDQYANLWISTFGEGVHVVKLDTTGYYIYKTYNESNGLQSDNVKLAFEDSEGNIWLSVYGKGLSRLIDPAYTFFVPDNDRYGTLVSALYVDSNYKWLGTEKGLLRQSIVDKESVQYYDSYKGLPFDKITALYKKDKNDLWIGTEKNGVYRLNIETDKLTRQFIDNGILENSINSITGNTKFTWIATKKGACCINSKTNELKWYTISKGGLPHNCVNHILIDSKNRVWFATLSSSIAYLSNDKILKFNLSSDKVRSIEEDSNGNIWVGTLGSGVFLYQDNSLLNITNVDGLLSDYCYSLTFDHKDRMWITHRGGLSRLNINDLSIKPLQDNVGINKSDEFQVNAGFVDGKDNLWFGLNHGVFSFNPTIEKAVLTPPLLKIKSVRVNDEPINFEKKIVLKPGRYKIKIEYVGIHFKDPSLVKYRHILDGYDDNWSDFTTNSEVTYHGVNDGHFNFRLEASNSDGLTNEQPLNLQIYVKTPFWKQAWFYLALSFLSIVLIIIYIKQREKKLRRENRVLEEKVNERTIEVVKQKEEIEKQRDLITIANKDITDSIKYASKIQAAIVPPTKYLESILDETFIINKPKAIVSGDFYWFTKVDGKTVVALADCTGHGVPGAFMSMLGVTLLNEIVNHKKELTANVILNQLRENVIVSLRQSHKDKTTSDGMDISLVVLDHEKNEMSFSGAFNPLIIVRDNKLITVKADRMPIGIYHHKLVDFTNHKIEMLTGDMLYLYTDGYPDQFGGENDRKFTSKKFKNMLLEIHEKPMMVQKTILENTMKKWMNGTEQIDDITIMGIRI, encoded by the coding sequence ATGCATAGTCAACTTAAGGATATAAAATATACAAAGACATTGCCTAATGAACAGATAATTAGGGCAATGTTCGTGATGCTGATTGTTTTTATCAGCACCATAAATTTACTTGTGGCTCAAGAAAACAGATTTGTTAACTACGGTGTTGATCAGGGTCTTCCTCAAGCATATATCTATACGATTAGTCAAAATCCCGATGGGTACCTTTGGGTTGGAACAGCAAACGGATTGGCTAGTTTTGATGGACTTCAATTTACCAATTACAATTCTTCAGATTCCTTAGGAGGCGATTTTATAACTTGTACTTTAAATACAGAAAAAGGGGATTGGTTTGGTCATAACAATGGTAATTTAAGCTTTAAAAATAGCGATGGTTTTTATAAAATAGTCCCTGGATTAAATACTAAAAGCACAATAACTGATATAGGACAAGCATCTAATGGAAATATTTGGTTCTCTAATCAAACTGATGGTTTAGTAAGAATTGATCAGGAAAATAATGCTTTACCTCTAAAATTTGAACAGGAATCATTTCCAGTATTCTCATTTGAATTTATTGGGGATAATGAATTGTTAATTGGAACTGTTGATGGCTTAAAATACTGTAGATACAATGAAAAGGACGAACTAAAGGTCATACGAAATATTCCTGGAATCGTATCTAACCGCGTGAAAAGTATTGAAAAGGCACGTACAAAAGAAGGGTATTTTGTTTTAAGTGGAACCAGTTCTATTTATTATTTGACCATAACAAATGGAATATTTTCAACTCATTTAATTGGAGAAAATAGAGGGGTAGATTTTGAAGGTGTTCAGAGCGTGTTTGAAGATCAATATGCTAACCTTTGGATATCCACATTCGGTGAAGGAGTGCATGTGGTTAAATTGGATACTACTGGCTACTATATTTACAAAACCTATAATGAGTCTAATGGCTTGCAAAGTGATAATGTTAAGCTTGCCTTTGAAGATTCGGAAGGAAATATTTGGCTTAGTGTTTACGGAAAAGGCTTATCCCGATTGATTGATCCAGCATATACATTTTTTGTGCCGGATAATGATCGGTATGGTACATTAGTTTCAGCTTTATATGTAGATTCCAATTACAAATGGTTGGGTACTGAAAAAGGTCTGTTGCGACAGAGTATTGTCGATAAAGAATCTGTTCAATATTACGATAGCTATAAAGGATTACCATTCGATAAAATTACTGCACTTTATAAAAAAGATAAAAATGATTTGTGGATTGGGACTGAGAAAAATGGAGTTTATCGATTAAATATCGAAACAGACAAGTTAACAAGACAATTCATTGATAATGGGATTTTAGAAAATTCGATCAATTCTATTACCGGGAATACTAAATTCACATGGATTGCAACAAAAAAAGGCGCATGTTGTATCAACTCTAAAACAAATGAGTTAAAATGGTATACAATTAGCAAGGGTGGATTACCACACAATTGTGTCAATCATATTTTAATAGATTCTAAAAATAGAGTGTGGTTCGCAACCTTAAGTAGTTCAATTGCTTATCTCTCCAATGATAAAATTTTAAAATTTAATTTATCGTCCGATAAAGTTCGCTCCATTGAAGAAGATTCTAATGGGAATATTTGGGTTGGCACATTAGGAAGTGGAGTATTCTTGTATCAAGATAACAGTTTATTAAATATCACCAATGTTGATGGTCTTTTATCCGATTATTGTTATTCTTTGACATTTGATCACAAGGATAGAATGTGGATTACACATAGAGGAGGTTTAAGTAGATTAAATATAAATGATTTAAGTATAAAGCCTTTACAAGATAATGTAGGGATTAATAAGAGTGATGAATTTCAAGTTAATGCAGGTTTTGTTGATGGCAAAGATAATTTATGGTTTGGATTGAATCATGGGGTATTTAGCTTCAATCCAACAATTGAAAAGGCTGTATTAACTCCACCTTTATTAAAAATTAAGTCGGTTAGAGTAAATGATGAACCAATAAATTTTGAAAAGAAAATAGTTCTAAAACCAGGTAGATATAAGATCAAAATAGAGTATGTTGGTATCCATTTTAAGGACCCTTCACTTGTAAAATATAGACATATCTTAGATGGTTATGATGACAATTGGAGTGACTTTACTACGAATAGTGAGGTAACTTATCATGGTGTTAATGATGGACATTTTAATTTTCGTCTAGAAGCATCTAATAGTGATGGTTTAACAAATGAACAACCACTAAATTTACAAATTTATGTAAAAACGCCATTTTGGAAACAAGCTTGGTTTTATCTTGCTTTATCTTTCCTATCAATCGTCTTAATTATTATCTACATTAAACAAAGAGAGAAGAAGCTAAGACGAGAGAACCGGGTATTGGAAGAAAAAGTAAACGAAAGAACCATTGAGGTTGTAAAACAAAAGGAAGAAATTGAAAAACAACGTGATTTAATTACAATAGCAAATAAAGACATAACGGATAGTATTAAATACGCAAGTAAGATACAAGCAGCAATCGTTCCACCAACGAAATACTTAGAATCTATATTGGATGAAACATTTATTATTAACAAACCAAAAGCGATAGTTAGTGGAGATTTTTATTGGTTTACAAAGGTAGATGGGAAAACGGTAGTTGCACTTGCCGATTGCACTGGACATGGTGTTCCAGGTGCTTTTATGAGTATGCTTGGCGTAACACTGTTAAATGAAATTGTAAATCATAAAAAGGAATTAACGGCAAATGTTATTTTGAATCAATTAAGGGAAAATGTAATCGTATCTCTTCGACAAAGCCATAAGGATAAAACAACGAGTGATGGAATGGATATTTCCTTAGTTGTGTTGGATCACGAAAAAAATGAGATGAGTTTTTCCGGTGCATTTAATCCGTTAATTATAGTTCGGGACAATAAATTAATTACGGTAAAAGCTGATCGAATGCCAATCGGAATATATCATCATAAGCTTGTTGATTTTACGAATCATAAAATAGAAATGCTTACAGGTGATATGCTTTATTTGTATACAGATGGTTATCCTGATCAATTTGGTGGTGAAAATGATCGAAAATTCACTTCCAAAAAATTTAAAAATATGTTGTTAGAAATCCACGAAAAGCCAATGATGGTGCAAAAAACCATTTTGGAAAACACAATGAAAAAATGGATGAATGGCACAGAACAAATAGATGATATTACAATTATGGGAATTCGAATTTAA